The following coding sequences are from one Candidatus Desulfofervidus auxilii window:
- a CDS encoding TldD/PmbA family protein, with product MEKLEKILLILKKNADLADIFWEETISTFILCENKKLEKVSIGKDVGIGMRILKKGKTIYGFTNDMEFPNLKELASFLSQEIKYKDVSQTYPIEKKPSVESLVKTPPWETELIEKAKFVQKAEKLVWQKSSFVRQVKVLYRENIRNTFLITSLGHAIRERQVRVLFYVLVVVEKDGILQTGYEPIGITGGLELFENFPPEHVAEIATERALKMLFARPAPSGSMPVVLSGEAGGTMIHEAIGHGLEADLALEGLSVYANKLGEQVASPLITVVDDPTIPQQFGSYIYDDEGIPAQRTILIENGVLKSYLYNLEYALKQGVESNGHGRRQSYRFKPIPRMTNTYIAPGKTPPSEIIKQVEKGIFVKKMGGGQVNTINGDFVFEAEEAYLIEKGKIGEPVRGATLVGNGPTILKSITMIGNDLYFGIGTCGKDGQNVPVSDGQPTLLIPEMVVGGTA from the coding sequence ATGGAAAAATTAGAAAAAATTTTGCTAATATTAAAGAAAAATGCTGATTTAGCAGATATTTTTTGGGAAGAAACAATTTCAACTTTTATACTTTGTGAAAATAAAAAGTTAGAGAAGGTAAGTATTGGTAAAGATGTTGGGATTGGAATGCGTATTTTAAAGAAAGGGAAGACAATTTATGGTTTTACTAATGATATGGAATTTCCAAATCTTAAAGAATTGGCTAGTTTTCTTTCTCAAGAAATAAAATATAAAGATGTTTCTCAAACTTATCCAATTGAAAAAAAACCATCAGTAGAAAGTTTAGTTAAAACACCTCCTTGGGAAACAGAGCTTATTGAAAAGGCAAAATTTGTTCAAAAAGCTGAAAAATTGGTATGGCAAAAGAGTTCTTTTGTTCGTCAAGTAAAAGTCTTATATAGAGAAAATATTAGAAACACTTTTCTTATTACTTCTCTTGGTCATGCAATAAGAGAAAGGCAGGTAAGGGTTCTATTTTATGTTTTAGTAGTAGTAGAAAAAGATGGTATTCTTCAAACTGGTTATGAGCCAATAGGTATTACTGGTGGATTAGAATTATTTGAGAATTTTCCTCCTGAGCATGTAGCTGAAATAGCAACTGAGCGTGCTTTAAAGATGCTTTTTGCTCGTCCTGCTCCAAGTGGTAGCATGCCTGTAGTTCTATCTGGTGAAGCAGGAGGTACTATGATTCATGAAGCTATTGGTCATGGACTTGAGGCAGATTTAGCTTTAGAAGGACTTTCTGTTTATGCAAATAAATTAGGGGAACAAGTTGCTTCTCCTTTAATTACTGTTGTTGATGATCCAACTATTCCTCAACAATTTGGTTCATATATTTATGATGATGAAGGGATTCCAGCACAAAGGACAATTTTGATTGAAAATGGTGTGTTAAAAAGTTATCTTTATAATTTAGAATACGCCTTAAAACAGGGTGTTGAAAGTAATGGTCATGGTCGCAGACAATCATATCGTTTTAAACCTATTCCTCGCATGACTAATACATACATTGCACCAGGAAAAACCCCACCATCAGAAATTATTAAACAGGTAGAAAAAGGAATATTTGTGAAAAAGATGGGTGGTGGACAAGTAAATACTATCAATGGTGACTTTGTATTTGAAGCAGAAGAAGCTTACCTCATTGAAAAAGGAAAAATTGGTGAGCCTGTAAGAGGTGCTACTTTAGTAGGGAATGGCCCAACAATATTAAAATCTATTACTATGATTGGGAATGACCTTTATTTTGGTATTGGTACTTGTGGGAAAGATGGACAGAATGTACCAGTAAGTGATGGTCAACCTACCCTCCTTATACCAGAAATGGTAGTGGGGGGTACTGCTTAA
- a CDS encoding ABC transporter ATP-binding protein: protein MLLKVIDLHVWFRKKREIIRAVNGVSFSLSSNESLGLVGESGSGKTITALAIMRLIPAPGEIVKGEIWFDNQNLLTLSLNEMQHLRGKKIGMIFQDPMTALNPVFTIGEQISEVYRYHFGCSAKEARERSIEMLKKVGIPDAESRFDVYPHQLSGGMRQRVMIAMALAAHPKLLIADEPTTALDVTIQAQVLELMLNLKKEMNMSILFISHDLAVVAQIAQKIAVMYAGKIVEMAIAEEIFKNPMHPYTQGLLEAIPRIENISFNRRHLKSIAGEGWGLVTGCAFAPRCNKKLSICPRQFPPYKNISPTHKVACWLYA from the coding sequence ATGCTTCTTAAAGTAATTGATCTTCATGTTTGGTTTCGTAAAAAAAGAGAAATTATAAGAGCAGTTAATGGTGTTTCTTTTTCTTTATCTTCAAATGAAAGCTTGGGTTTAGTAGGCGAATCGGGTTCTGGTAAAACAATTACTGCTTTAGCTATCATGCGATTAATTCCAGCACCAGGTGAGATAGTAAAAGGAGAAATATGGTTTGATAATCAAAATCTACTTACTCTTTCCTTAAACGAAATGCAACATTTACGTGGCAAGAAAATAGGGATGATATTTCAAGATCCCATGACTGCTTTAAATCCTGTTTTTACTATTGGAGAACAGATTAGTGAAGTTTATCGCTATCACTTTGGTTGTTCGGCTAAAGAAGCAAGAGAAAGAAGTATAGAAATGCTTAAAAAAGTAGGTATTCCTGATGCTGAAAGTAGATTTGATGTTTATCCTCATCAATTGAGTGGTGGAATGCGACAACGGGTAATGATTGCTATGGCTTTAGCTGCTCATCCCAAACTACTCATTGCTGATGAGCCTACAACAGCTTTAGATGTTACAATTCAAGCTCAAGTGCTTGAATTGATGTTAAATTTAAAAAAAGAGATGAATATGAGTATCCTTTTTATCTCTCATGATTTAGCGGTAGTTGCTCAGATAGCTCAAAAAATAGCTGTAATGTATGCAGGAAAGATTGTTGAAATGGCTATTGCTGAAGAAATTTTTAAAAATCCCATGCATCCTTATACTCAAGGATTATTAGAAGCTATTCCAAGGATTGAGAATATTTCTTTTAATAGACGACATTTAAAATCTATTGCTGGTGAAGGATGGGGATTAGTAACTGGTTGTGCATTTGCTCCAAGGTGTAATAAAAAATTATCAATTTGTCCAAGGCAATTCCCTCCATATAAAAATATTAGTCCTACCCATAAAGTTGCCTGTTGGCTTTATGCATGA
- a CDS encoding ATP-binding cassette domain-containing protein: MHEVFLNIKNLNKTYKIKPHPFSLKTLKLKAVDNVSFEIKKGELLGLVGESGCGKSTLGRLLLLLEKPDSGEIWWQETCLTKLNLKKLKKWRRLFQPIFQDPFASLNPKLNIYQILQEPLIVHNIGNKREREKYITQILFEVGLSPEVKRAYPHELSGGQRQRIAIARALILNPEFIVADEPTSALDVSIQAQIINLLLDIQEKKKITYLFITHDLSLLAQIADRIAVMYLGKILEIMERRYFSEDHHPYTEILWNSVPTLEKRKKKIFIGEPPHPLSLPEGCLFYPRCPHCIERCKKETPILKEIKPGHKIACHLF, encoded by the coding sequence ATGCATGAGGTGTTTTTAAATATTAAAAATCTAAATAAGACTTATAAAATAAAACCTCATCCATTTAGTCTTAAAACTTTGAAGTTAAAAGCAGTTGATAATGTTTCATTTGAGATTAAAAAAGGAGAATTATTAGGACTTGTTGGAGAAAGTGGTTGTGGTAAAAGTACTTTAGGGCGATTGCTTTTGCTTTTAGAAAAACCTGATAGTGGTGAAATTTGGTGGCAAGAGACTTGTTTGACAAAATTAAATTTAAAAAAATTAAAAAAATGGAGACGTTTATTTCAACCAATCTTTCAAGATCCCTTTGCTTCATTGAATCCAAAATTAAATATTTATCAGATTTTGCAAGAACCTTTAATTGTACATAATATAGGAAATAAGAGAGAAAGAGAAAAGTATATAACTCAAATTTTATTTGAAGTTGGATTGTCACCAGAAGTTAAAAGAGCTTATCCACATGAACTTTCTGGTGGTCAGCGGCAAAGAATAGCTATTGCTCGTGCTTTGATTTTAAATCCTGAATTTATTGTAGCTGATGAACCTACTTCTGCCTTGGATGTATCTATTCAAGCACAAATAATTAATCTCTTGTTAGATATTCAAGAAAAAAAGAAAATTACTTATCTTTTTATTACACATGACTTAAGCCTTTTAGCTCAAATAGCTGATAGAATTGCTGTTATGTATCTTGGAAAAATATTAGAGATTATGGAAAGAAGATATTTTTCTGAAGACCACCATCCTTATACAGAAATATTATGGAATTCTGTACCAACATTAGAAAAAAGAAAGAAAAAAATATTTATTGGTGAACCTCCACATCCTTTATCCTTACCTGAAGGATGCTTATTTTACCCTCGTTGCCCTCATTGTATAGAAAGATGTAAAAAAGAAACACCTATTTTAAAAGAGATAAAACCAGGACATAAAATTGCCTGTCATTTATTTTAA